The following coding sequences are from one Paraburkholderia caballeronis window:
- a CDS encoding recombinase-like helix-turn-helix domain-containing protein: MMERYLEPHQARMREPSQYENLLGDSIERAYANGLHDLASLVGYLNDAGPGPQVGVRWTEASFAAEMKRLAAD; encoded by the coding sequence ATGATGGAGCGTTATCTTGAACCGCATCAGGCTCGCATGCGTGAGCCGTCGCAATACGAGAACCTGCTCGGCGATTCGATCGAGCGCGCCTACGCGAACGGATTGCACGATCTCGCATCGCTGGTGGGTTATCTGAACGACGCGGGACCCGGCCCGCAAGTGGGAGTCCGGTGGACCGAGGCAAGCTTTGCCGCCGAGATGAAGCGGCTGGCAGCGGACTAG
- a CDS encoding porin, whose protein sequence is MKYFRCGVGVVLACMSAGAYAQSSVEIYGLIDAGITYVSNQGGSRLYQFADGINFGNRFGLEGSEDLGGGYKAVFRLENGFSLGTGGLNQGGSMFGRQAYVGLSNQYGTLTLGNQYDFVFDYLTEFSATGYALAYGGHMGDVDRQGGDRLNNSVKFSSNDFHGLRFGAMYSFGNVAGSLRENSAWSAGAKYDQGNLSLAAVYTQLNNPHGIAALDPYNQLGVFTFLNQTVATRNPATGQVTDLYPYGTAFPVDRQSMGEVGASYKLGNLTLTGNVTATTFKGYGTQQTLWVYEAGALYSVTPQLLGIAGYEYQKMGDVHWNQPTIGAYYYLSKRTSFYAAVSYQVASGPLNATQGQGFYFGPSSNHEQTSARIAIIHKF, encoded by the coding sequence ATGAAATATTTCAGGTGCGGAGTAGGTGTGGTGCTCGCATGCATGAGCGCCGGTGCGTATGCGCAAAGTTCGGTCGAAATCTATGGGCTTATCGATGCGGGAATAACGTATGTAAGCAATCAGGGCGGCAGTCGGCTTTATCAGTTCGCGGACGGCATCAATTTCGGCAACCGGTTCGGTCTGGAGGGGTCCGAAGACCTGGGCGGCGGATACAAGGCGGTATTCCGTCTTGAGAACGGCTTCTCACTCGGCACAGGCGGATTGAACCAGGGAGGAAGCATGTTCGGGCGGCAGGCGTACGTTGGTTTATCCAATCAGTACGGGACGTTGACCCTCGGCAACCAGTACGACTTCGTGTTCGACTACCTCACCGAGTTCAGCGCAACGGGCTATGCGCTCGCTTACGGCGGCCACATGGGCGACGTCGACCGTCAGGGCGGCGATCGCCTGAACAATTCGGTGAAGTTCTCCAGCAACGATTTCCACGGACTGCGCTTCGGCGCGATGTATTCGTTTGGCAACGTGGCGGGCAGCCTTCGTGAAAACAGCGCGTGGAGCGCCGGTGCGAAATACGATCAAGGCAATCTCAGTCTGGCGGCGGTCTATACGCAGTTGAACAATCCGCACGGTATCGCCGCCCTTGACCCGTATAACCAGCTCGGCGTATTCACTTTCCTGAATCAGACCGTCGCGACCCGAAACCCGGCAACGGGGCAAGTCACGGACTTGTATCCGTACGGCACGGCATTTCCGGTGGACCGTCAATCGATGGGTGAAGTCGGCGCCTCGTACAAGCTCGGCAACCTGACCTTGACGGGCAATGTCACGGCGACCACCTTCAAGGGTTATGGAACGCAGCAAACGCTGTGGGTGTACGAAGCCGGCGCGCTTTACTCGGTGACGCCGCAACTGCTTGGCATCGCAGGTTACGAGTATCAGAAGATGGGCGACGTTCACTGGAATCAGCCCACCATCGGCGCTTACTACTATCTAAGCAAGCGTACGAGCTTCTATGCGGCGGTGTCCTATCAGGTCGCATCGGGGCCGCTCAACGCCACGCAGGGACAAGGCTTCTATTTCGGACCGTCGTCGAATCACGAGCAGACTTCGGCGCGCATCGCGATCATTCACAAGTTCTAA
- a CDS encoding PDR/VanB family oxidoreductase: protein MSSNELLQARIRTLRYEAEGVLSVELIPAQGTHFPRFDPGAHVDLHLPNGLTRSYSLLNSCDEVDRYVLGILSDRQSRGGSRYVHENFRCGITLPVGVPRNHFALDDSAESTVLIAGGIGITPILCMYRRLREAGKAVRLVYCSRSRAQAAFLDELAMLGGDIHLHFDDENGGQPFDLAGYFKQQPRTIHAYCCGPVVMLNAFEAACHASGIEHVHVERFAADQAAVQAPKNGYTVELAKSGKTLDVPAGKTLLETLLEAGIEVEYSCAEGICGACETRVLGGCPEHRDSVLSAAEKASGKTMMICVSAAKSGTLVLDL, encoded by the coding sequence ATGAGCAGCAATGAACTCCTGCAGGCCCGCATACGCACCTTGCGTTATGAAGCGGAGGGCGTACTCAGCGTCGAATTGATACCGGCACAGGGCACACATTTTCCGAGGTTCGATCCGGGCGCCCATGTCGATCTGCATCTCCCCAATGGATTGACGCGCAGTTATTCGCTGCTCAATTCATGCGACGAGGTCGACCGTTATGTGCTGGGAATTCTCTCCGACCGGCAAAGCCGCGGCGGCTCGCGCTACGTGCACGAAAATTTCCGCTGCGGCATCACGCTGCCGGTTGGCGTACCCCGCAACCACTTCGCACTCGACGACAGCGCCGAGTCGACCGTGCTGATCGCGGGCGGGATCGGCATTACGCCGATTCTCTGCATGTATCGTCGCTTGCGCGAAGCGGGTAAGGCCGTGCGGCTCGTGTACTGCTCGCGCAGCCGCGCGCAGGCCGCGTTTCTGGATGAACTCGCCATGCTGGGCGGAGACATTCATCTCCATTTCGATGATGAAAACGGCGGCCAGCCGTTCGACCTGGCAGGATATTTCAAACAGCAACCCAGGACGATTCACGCCTACTGTTGCGGCCCGGTTGTGATGTTGAACGCGTTCGAAGCAGCGTGTCATGCGAGCGGAATCGAGCATGTCCATGTCGAGCGCTTCGCGGCGGATCAGGCAGCGGTGCAAGCGCCGAAGAATGGCTACACGGTGGAGCTGGCAAAGAGCGGCAAGACGCTCGACGTGCCCGCCGGCAAGACCCTTCTCGAAACGCTGCTCGAAGCGGGTATCGAAGTCGAATACAGCTGCGCGGAGGGAATCTGCGGGGCGTGCGAAACGCGCGTACTTGGGGGGTGCCCGGAACATCGCGATTCGGTCCTGAGCGCCGCTGAAAAGGCCTCCGGCAAAACGATGATGATTTGCGTGTCCGCCGCGAAAAGCGGCACATTGGTTCTCGATCTCTAG
- a CDS encoding VOC family protein: MTILGIEQITYGVTDLASCRRFLADWGLREVDCTERSAYFETLNGCRVHAVAHDDPSLPPAFEDGPTLREVTWGVATRAELDALRGRFAGRAGHFEHDDAVGCIDPNGLAIRIEVTRKRTIDQQGSPANPWGYPPARIDTPGPVYQRAEPVEVGHVVFFTDALAGTEAFYRELLGFEISDRYPERGTFMRCSPHGGHHDLFLLSLPGGKRGLNHVAFTVRDIHEVFGGGLHISRCGWNTQLGPGRHPISSAYFWYFQNPCGALIEYYADEDYLTPEWQPREFEPGPTTFAEWAVDGGLDGHSRRQAGAAKNLRAAFLTDRKAPAS, translated from the coding sequence ATGACGATACTTGGCATCGAACAGATTACCTATGGCGTAACCGACCTTGCATCCTGCCGGCGCTTTCTCGCCGACTGGGGGCTGCGCGAAGTGGATTGCACGGAGCGGTCCGCATACTTCGAAACGCTGAACGGTTGTCGCGTCCACGCCGTCGCGCACGACGATCCGTCGTTGCCGCCGGCGTTCGAAGACGGGCCGACCCTTCGCGAAGTCACGTGGGGCGTCGCGACACGCGCGGAACTCGACGCGTTGCGTGGCCGCTTCGCCGGTAGAGCCGGACACTTCGAGCACGACGATGCAGTGGGCTGTATCGATCCCAACGGGCTGGCGATACGTATCGAGGTTACCCGCAAACGCACCATCGATCAGCAAGGCTCGCCGGCCAATCCGTGGGGATATCCCCCTGCGCGGATCGATACGCCGGGCCCGGTTTATCAACGCGCGGAACCGGTCGAGGTGGGGCACGTCGTGTTCTTCACCGATGCGCTAGCCGGGACCGAGGCGTTTTACCGCGAACTGCTGGGTTTCGAAATATCGGACCGCTACCCGGAGCGTGGCACATTCATGCGCTGTTCGCCACACGGCGGTCACCATGATCTCTTCCTGCTTTCCCTGCCGGGCGGCAAGCGCGGACTCAATCATGTCGCGTTCACCGTCCGCGATATTCACGAGGTATTCGGCGGCGGATTGCACATCAGCCGTTGCGGCTGGAACACGCAATTGGGGCCGGGCCGCCACCCTATTTCATCGGCTTATTTCTGGTACTTCCAGAATCCCTGCGGCGCCCTGATCGAGTATTACGCCGACGAGGACTACCTGACGCCGGAGTGGCAGCCGCGCGAATTCGAGCCGGGGCCGACCACGTTTGCGGAATGGGCGGTGGACGGCGGCCTCGACGGTCACTCGCGGCGACAGGCCGGAGCCGCAAAAAACCTCCGGGCTGCGTTCCTCACCGATCGCAAGGCGCCAGCAAGCTGA
- a CDS encoding IMPACT family protein: protein MTHTLSTTVTAELEIRKSRFIAQAIPVADRDAAMAELRRLRDEHPAATHVCWALLAGGQSGMSDDGEPSGTAGRPILEVLRHHDLDGVLAAVVRYYGGVKLGAGGLVRAYTDAIATALQDAPRVERIAQKELVIEIGYPEEARVRHWIEQEGHTLAGSEYGMTVRLTIRLPANVIDAARDALRDVTQGRGGFPDHD, encoded by the coding sequence GTGACTCACACCCTTTCCACCACCGTCACCGCCGAACTGGAGATTCGCAAGAGCCGCTTCATCGCGCAGGCGATTCCGGTTGCGGATCGCGACGCCGCGATGGCCGAGCTTCGCCGGCTGCGCGACGAGCATCCGGCCGCGACGCACGTCTGCTGGGCGTTGCTCGCGGGCGGCCAGTCCGGCATGTCCGACGACGGCGAGCCGTCCGGCACCGCGGGCCGGCCGATTCTCGAAGTGCTGCGCCATCACGATCTGGACGGCGTGCTCGCGGCCGTGGTCCGCTATTACGGCGGCGTGAAGCTCGGCGCGGGCGGGCTCGTGCGCGCGTACACCGACGCGATCGCGACCGCGTTGCAGGACGCGCCGCGCGTCGAGCGGATCGCGCAGAAGGAACTGGTGATCGAGATCGGTTATCCGGAAGAGGCGCGCGTGCGCCACTGGATCGAGCAGGAAGGCCATACGCTGGCTGGCAGCGAGTACGGGATGACGGTGCGCCTGACGATCCGTCTGCCCGCCAACGTGATCGACGCGGCGCGCGATGCGCTGCGCGACGTCACGCAGGGGCGCGGCGGTTTTCCCGACCATGACTGA
- a CDS encoding aromatic ring-hydroxylating oxygenase subunit alpha: MNAPEDTVEAVLENGLKNLWFPLCPSDFIGKEPISLRRLGKKLVLWRDADGAVHALEDHCPHRGAPLSKGIVLGDRIACGYHGVQIRADGVVTSVPGSPGCKLEGSRAVQSFHVRESNGAVWLYNAQGNIDEPPPLRLPEQLTSGEFSSFLCYTEWNGSYRYVLDNVMDPMHGTYLHKQSHSMALGDQSASFRIRDTETGFVFEKEGQRDVNFDWTEWADTGVHWLRLEIPYPKTGGPGGNFIIVGSFTPISANQAAVFHWRCRKVDGWQRDTWRFLYKNRLEARHWAVLEQDRDMLEFMEADANQREHLYQHDMGVVKLRRHLKSLAKAQLEEAAAQ; the protein is encoded by the coding sequence ATGAATGCCCCTGAAGACACCGTTGAGGCCGTGCTCGAAAACGGCCTGAAGAATCTGTGGTTCCCCCTCTGCCCGTCGGATTTCATCGGCAAGGAGCCCATATCGCTGCGACGGCTCGGCAAGAAGCTCGTGCTGTGGCGCGACGCCGACGGCGCGGTGCATGCGCTGGAAGATCACTGCCCGCATCGAGGCGCCCCGCTCTCGAAAGGGATCGTGCTGGGCGATCGCATCGCATGCGGCTATCACGGCGTTCAGATTCGCGCGGATGGCGTGGTGACAAGCGTACCGGGCAGTCCGGGCTGCAAGCTGGAAGGCTCGCGCGCGGTGCAGTCGTTTCATGTCAGAGAGTCGAACGGCGCCGTGTGGCTCTATAACGCGCAGGGGAACATCGACGAACCGCCACCGCTGCGCTTGCCGGAACAACTCACGTCCGGCGAATTCTCTTCTTTCCTCTGCTACACCGAATGGAACGGCAGTTACCGCTACGTGCTCGACAACGTGATGGACCCGATGCACGGCACGTATCTGCACAAGCAGTCTCATTCGATGGCGCTGGGGGACCAGAGTGCGAGCTTCCGCATTCGCGACACCGAAACCGGTTTTGTGTTCGAGAAAGAAGGCCAGCGCGACGTCAATTTCGACTGGACCGAATGGGCCGACACCGGCGTCCACTGGCTGCGTCTTGAGATCCCCTATCCGAAAACAGGCGGCCCGGGCGGCAATTTCATCATCGTCGGCAGCTTCACGCCGATCTCGGCGAACCAGGCCGCCGTATTCCACTGGCGCTGCCGCAAGGTCGATGGATGGCAACGCGACACGTGGCGCTTCCTCTACAAGAACCGTCTGGAAGCGCGCCACTGGGCCGTGCTCGAACAGGACCGCGACATGCTCGAATTCATGGAGGCGGACGCGAACCAGCGCGAACACCTGTATCAACACGATATGGGTGTTGTCAAACTGCGGCGCCATTTGAAAAGTCTTGCCAAGGCCCAACTCGAAGAGGCGGCGGCCCAATGA
- a CDS encoding AraC family transcriptional regulator, whose protein sequence is MDQLNEYLEDFHANAVVTGHFTLRAPWSFDKDAVQGVPFRICRGAPYYLSLEGQSPVLVQPGDVVLLPHGDWHRMSSDPDHPPISFNSILAEKGLVPKYDTPLEFEAGGGGAACELHTAIVGFPNAKRHPLFGILPALIHIRADDPAVSPWLKSTLQTFIEESMSCQPGWTIAAARLSDVLFVQMIRAHVFQHSQTTASWLRGLFDPQIGKTILAIRRDPGSAWNLSTLAETAGMSRSRFAARFTELVEMAPMAYVTDVRMHFAAHELTARPTRISTIASRVGYESEKSFTRAFKRWCGLSPGAYASHHSDPRDGIRP, encoded by the coding sequence GTGGATCAGTTGAACGAGTACCTGGAGGATTTCCACGCCAACGCGGTCGTGACAGGGCACTTCACGTTGCGCGCGCCCTGGTCGTTCGACAAGGATGCGGTGCAGGGCGTCCCATTTCGTATCTGCAGGGGCGCGCCGTATTACCTGTCTCTTGAGGGACAGTCCCCGGTACTCGTTCAACCCGGCGACGTCGTTTTGCTGCCGCACGGCGACTGGCATCGCATGAGTTCCGATCCCGATCACCCGCCGATCTCCTTCAATTCGATTCTGGCGGAAAAAGGCCTCGTGCCCAAATACGACACGCCGCTCGAATTCGAAGCGGGCGGCGGCGGCGCGGCGTGCGAGCTGCACACGGCCATCGTGGGGTTTCCGAATGCAAAGCGTCATCCGTTGTTCGGCATCCTGCCGGCGCTCATCCACATTCGCGCCGACGATCCGGCGGTTTCACCGTGGCTGAAGTCGACGCTGCAAACCTTCATCGAAGAATCCATGTCATGCCAGCCGGGATGGACCATCGCCGCAGCGAGGCTTTCCGATGTGCTGTTCGTGCAGATGATCCGCGCCCACGTATTCCAGCATTCGCAGACCACCGCCAGTTGGCTCAGAGGACTCTTCGATCCGCAGATCGGCAAGACGATTCTGGCGATCCGTCGCGATCCGGGTTCGGCATGGAACCTGTCCACGCTCGCCGAGACCGCCGGCATGTCGCGTTCGAGATTCGCTGCGCGATTTACCGAGCTGGTGGAAATGGCGCCCATGGCCTATGTCACCGATGTCCGGATGCATTTCGCCGCCCATGAGTTGACCGCCCGGCCCACGCGCATTTCGACAATCGCTTCGCGTGTCGGTTACGAATCGGAGAAGTCCTTCACGCGCGCCTTCAAGCGATGGTGCGGCCTCTCGCCGGGGGCGTACGCGTCGCACCACAGCGATCCGCGCGACGGCATACGGCCTTGA
- a CDS encoding zinc-dependent alcohol dehydrogenase family protein — MKALVFRGPGQKALEDKPEPKIEKPSDAIVRVTKTTICGTDLHILKGDVPEVKPGTTLGHEGVGIVEAVGDGVSNFKVGDPVLISCISSCGKCEYCRRQMYSHCTTGGWILGHLIDGTQAEKVRIPHADTSLYHLPKDADEEALVMLSDILPTGFECGVLNGKVKPGQTVAIVGAGPVGLAALMTAQFYAPGRIIVVDLDDNRLEVAKTFGATDVVNSKGGDAVERVMALTGNRGVDVSIEAVGIPATFAICEAIVGAGGTIANVGVHGTKVDLHLEKLWSHNITLTTGLVDTYTTPMLLSTVETKRLEPGKLVTHRFTLDKIADAYATFGDAARSQALKVIISAT, encoded by the coding sequence ATGAAAGCGCTGGTATTCCGGGGTCCCGGTCAAAAGGCACTCGAAGACAAACCGGAACCGAAGATCGAAAAACCGTCCGATGCGATCGTGCGCGTCACGAAGACGACGATCTGCGGCACCGACCTGCACATCCTCAAGGGCGACGTTCCCGAAGTGAAACCCGGCACGACGCTCGGCCATGAAGGCGTCGGCATTGTCGAGGCGGTCGGCGACGGCGTGTCGAACTTCAAGGTCGGCGACCCGGTGCTGATCTCGTGCATCAGCTCGTGCGGCAAGTGCGAATACTGCCGCCGGCAGATGTATTCGCATTGCACGACCGGCGGCTGGATTCTCGGCCATCTGATCGACGGCACGCAGGCGGAGAAGGTCAGGATTCCTCATGCGGACACGAGCCTCTACCATCTGCCGAAGGACGCGGACGAAGAGGCGCTCGTGATGCTGAGCGACATCCTGCCGACCGGCTTCGAATGCGGCGTGCTGAACGGCAAGGTGAAGCCGGGGCAGACGGTCGCGATCGTCGGCGCGGGGCCGGTCGGCCTCGCCGCGTTGATGACCGCGCAGTTCTATGCGCCGGGGCGGATCATCGTCGTCGATCTCGACGACAACCGGCTGGAGGTCGCGAAGACGTTCGGCGCGACCGACGTGGTGAACAGCAAGGGCGGCGACGCGGTCGAGCGCGTGATGGCGCTGACCGGCAATCGCGGCGTGGACGTGTCGATCGAGGCGGTCGGCATTCCGGCCACGTTCGCGATCTGCGAGGCGATCGTCGGCGCGGGCGGCACGATCGCGAACGTCGGCGTGCACGGCACGAAGGTGGACTTGCACCTCGAAAAGCTGTGGTCGCACAACATCACGCTGACGACCGGGCTTGTCGACACCTACACGACGCCGATGCTGCTGTCGACCGTCGAGACGAAGCGTCTCGAACCGGGCAAGCTGGTCACGCACCGCTTCACGCTCGACAAGATCGCCGATGCTTATGCGACGTTCGGCGATGCGGCGCGTTCGCAGGCGCTGAAGGTCATCATCTCCGCGACGTAG
- a CDS encoding aromatic ring-hydroxylating dioxygenase subunit alpha, with amino-acid sequence MRRFVPGRKPAVGLQPLAEPHADCRRIRSDVHIPMSIFTRDSKMLSQEKNRLLTEVGPGTQMGDYLRRYWHPVAGVSEFDEMSVRPIRLFGEDLVLFKDLSGKFGLVQRRCPHRNADLAFGFVEKCGLRCAYHGWEFDAKGQCTHQPYEEIVDADARLRKKVTVTAYEVRAKAGLIWAYMGPAPAPELPDWEPFHYEHGFAQVVLAEVPCNWFQCQENSIDPIHFEWTHNNWTQRLQDSNAEYVPTHLKTQYEEFDFGFIYKRLRAKESEQNPMWTIGRVTLWPNGFYLGHHFEWRVPIDDENTLSVLWVFNRVPKEQEPYVQEHIPSWYGPVRDENGAWITSHVANQDFAAWVGQGAITDRTKETLGASDRGVVMLRRRFFEELEAVAAGKQPKGLITDREANHNVYLPSACRDELMNGLTRAELAAHPLLGPYLRDFIGQAGQPDHVREAYEAAIGQRLEGATFFTVHGARAAEEGEAAANDPA; translated from the coding sequence ATGCGGCGCTTCGTGCCAGGACGCAAGCCGGCAGTTGGTTTGCAGCCGCTGGCGGAGCCACACGCCGACTGTCGGCGGATTCGCAGCGACGTGCACATCCCGATGTCGATATTCACGCGAGATTCAAAAATGTTAAGCCAAGAAAAGAACCGGTTGCTCACCGAGGTTGGACCTGGCACGCAAATGGGCGACTACCTGCGGCGCTACTGGCATCCCGTTGCGGGCGTAAGCGAATTCGACGAGATGTCGGTTCGCCCGATTCGCCTGTTTGGAGAGGACCTGGTGCTGTTCAAGGACCTCTCCGGCAAGTTCGGCCTCGTGCAGCGGCGCTGTCCGCACCGCAACGCGGACCTCGCGTTCGGGTTCGTCGAAAAATGCGGTCTGCGCTGCGCGTACCACGGCTGGGAGTTCGATGCGAAGGGCCAGTGCACCCACCAGCCCTACGAGGAGATTGTCGACGCCGATGCGCGCCTGCGCAAAAAAGTCACCGTCACCGCTTACGAAGTCAGGGCGAAAGCCGGCTTGATCTGGGCTTACATGGGTCCGGCGCCGGCTCCCGAGTTGCCGGATTGGGAGCCCTTCCACTACGAGCACGGATTCGCCCAGGTCGTTCTGGCGGAGGTGCCGTGCAACTGGTTCCAGTGCCAGGAGAATTCGATCGATCCGATTCACTTCGAATGGACCCATAACAACTGGACGCAGCGCTTGCAGGACAGCAACGCGGAATATGTCCCGACGCATCTGAAGACTCAGTATGAAGAATTCGATTTCGGTTTCATCTACAAGCGACTGCGTGCGAAAGAAAGCGAGCAGAACCCGATGTGGACCATCGGCCGCGTGACCTTGTGGCCCAACGGCTTCTACCTCGGCCATCACTTCGAATGGCGCGTGCCGATCGACGATGAAAACACGCTCAGCGTGCTGTGGGTGTTCAACCGGGTGCCGAAGGAGCAGGAGCCCTATGTGCAGGAGCACATCCCGAGCTGGTACGGACCCGTGCGCGACGAGAACGGCGCGTGGATTACGAGTCATGTCGCGAATCAGGATTTCGCGGCGTGGGTAGGCCAGGGCGCGATCACCGATCGCACGAAGGAAACGCTCGGCGCAAGCGACCGGGGAGTCGTGATGCTGCGCCGGCGCTTCTTTGAAGAACTGGAAGCGGTAGCCGCCGGCAAACAGCCCAAAGGGCTGATCACCGACCGGGAAGCGAATCACAACGTTTATTTGCCGTCGGCGTGCCGCGATGAACTGATGAACGGCTTGACGCGTGCCGAACTCGCCGCGCACCCCTTGCTGGGACCTTATCTGCGGGACTTTATCGGTCAGGCTGGGCAGCCCGACCACGTTCGCGAAGCATACGAAGCGGCTATCGGGCAAAGGCTTGAGGGCGCGACTTTCTTCACGGTGCATGGCGCGCGTGCCGCGGAAGAAGGAGAAGCAGCCGCCAACGATCCCGCCTGA
- a CDS encoding RidA family protein, producing MSDVRLNASRIVAAGVPDLDHATWTNGIRIGSELVLSGMTAHPATVTANQPISTYEQALIVLNKIKSLVEAEGGSIANIARLTVYVTDIADKDQITRARRVFFAGLGAYPTSTLVAVSGLVFPELTVEIEASARLDFDLRQIRPPQ from the coding sequence ATGAGCGACGTCAGACTCAACGCGAGCCGTATCGTCGCGGCCGGCGTGCCGGACCTCGACCACGCGACATGGACCAACGGCATTCGCATCGGCAGCGAACTGGTGCTCTCCGGCATGACCGCGCATCCGGCGACAGTAACCGCGAATCAACCGATCTCCACCTACGAGCAGGCGCTGATCGTGCTGAACAAGATCAAGTCGCTCGTCGAGGCCGAAGGCGGCTCGATCGCGAACATCGCGCGGCTCACGGTCTACGTGACGGATATCGCCGACAAGGACCAGATAACCCGTGCCCGTCGCGTTTTCTTTGCCGGACTGGGCGCCTATCCGACGTCGACGCTCGTGGCCGTGTCCGGCCTTGTCTTTCCCGAGCTGACTGTCGAGATCGAGGCGAGTGCGCGGCTCGATTTCGATCTGCGGCAGATCCGCCCGCCACAATGA
- a CDS encoding ABC transporter substrate-binding protein, with protein MKTGIVKVLTRASRTLATLTALAAASLNVHAQTPLKDVTFLLAAPPGELAFAPFMLADSKGYYAKEGLRVRWVAVHGGADVGKQLAAGNGDLGDALGDTPIILRANGIDVKAVALLGGHPLHQLITRDDRHIARAADLKGKTLSVMSYEDTSYFVTLGILGSAQLTRTDLQVHAGGPSGVWQDVATGKSDALVGTPEWGADVEATGVKVTYRPTDQFTPGMGQAIIASDREIASDPETVRKFVRATLHAMNDIQQDPQASAKEYVAAVPSYSGKLDFVTKVLSYYAKSVFPGPLRPGEFDRAIVEKVQSAYLDEKVVRAAQPVDSLFTNRFIQ; from the coding sequence ATGAAAACCGGAATAGTAAAAGTACTGACCCGCGCGTCGCGGACGCTGGCGACGCTCACCGCGCTGGCCGCCGCCAGCCTGAATGTGCATGCGCAGACTCCGTTGAAGGACGTCACCTTCCTGCTCGCGGCCCCGCCTGGCGAACTGGCTTTCGCCCCATTCATGCTGGCCGACAGCAAGGGCTATTACGCGAAAGAAGGTCTGCGCGTACGCTGGGTTGCCGTGCATGGCGGGGCGGATGTCGGCAAGCAGCTGGCGGCAGGCAATGGCGACCTGGGCGACGCGCTCGGCGATACGCCGATCATCCTGCGGGCGAATGGCATCGACGTGAAAGCCGTTGCATTGCTGGGCGGTCACCCGCTGCATCAGTTGATCACCCGGGACGACCGTCATATTGCGAGGGCGGCTGACCTCAAGGGAAAGACGCTTTCGGTGATGTCGTATGAAGACACCTCCTATTTCGTCACGCTTGGCATTCTGGGCAGCGCCCAGTTGACCCGCACCGATCTCCAGGTTCACGCCGGCGGTCCGAGCGGCGTGTGGCAGGACGTGGCGACCGGTAAATCCGATGCGTTGGTAGGCACGCCGGAATGGGGCGCCGATGTCGAGGCAACCGGCGTCAAGGTGACCTACCGTCCGACGGACCAGTTCACGCCCGGCATGGGGCAGGCCATCATCGCCTCCGACAGGGAGATCGCGTCCGATCCGGAAACCGTGCGCAAGTTCGTGCGCGCCACGCTTCACGCGATGAACGACATTCAACAGGACCCGCAGGCAAGCGCGAAGGAATATGTGGCGGCCGTGCCGTCCTACAGCGGCAAGCTCGACTTCGTGACCAAAGTGCTCAGCTATTACGCAAAGAGCGTCTTTCCGGGACCGCTCAGACCGGGCGAATTCGATCGGGCCATCGTGGAGAAGGTGCAATCCGCTTATCTCGACGAGAAGGTAGTGCGTGCCGCCCAGCCCGTCGACAGCCTGTTCACCAACAGGTTTATCCAGTAG